A single window of Zea mays cultivar B73 chromosome 10, Zm-B73-REFERENCE-NAM-5.0, whole genome shotgun sequence DNA harbors:
- the LOC100037814 gene encoding putative Bowman-Birk serine protease inhibitor precursor, with protein MRPQLILVGTLAVLAILAALGEGSSSWPCCNNCGACNKKQPPECQCNDVSVNGCHPECMNCVKVGAGIRPGMGHGPVVTYRCDDVLTNFCQSSCPEAPAP; from the exons ATGAGGCCTCAGCTGATACTCGTCGGCACTCTGGCTGTTCTCGCCATCCTCGCAGCTCTCGGCGAAG GCTCGTCGTCCTGGCCCTGCTGCAACAACTGCGGTGCTTGCAACAAGAAGCAGCCGCCGGAGTGCCAGTGCAATGACGTGTCGGTCAACGGGTGCCATCCGGAGTGCATGAACTGCGTCAAGGTCGGTGCAGGAATTCGTCCCGGCATGGGCCATGGCCCCGTCGTCACCTACCGCTGTGACGACGTTCTCACAAACTTCTGCCAGAGCAGCTGCCCGGAGGCGCCGGCGCCATAG